Sequence from the Maribellus comscasis genome:
CAAGCAAGTTAAAATTATTGAAATAACTGAATCACCTCTTTATAATAAAAACGGTGAAATTGAATCGATTGAAGGCGTTGCCCACGACGTTACCGAGCGCTCAAAGCAGGAAGAGACAATAAAAAAGCAAAATATTAATTTACAAAAACAGGAAGAAGAGTTAAGACAAAATCTGGACGAACTAACCAAGATAAATGAATACAATAAAAGCCTAAAAAAAGAGATTGAGAAAAGAGAACAATTATTGTTAAACATTATCAACGAAATTCCTGAAAAAATATTTTTAAAAGACAGGAATGGACGATTTGTTATCGCAAATACGCTTGTCGCAAAAAATTATGGACTAACGCCAACAGAACTAATTGGCAAAACAGATTTCGATTTTTATCCCCAAAAGGAAGCTGAAAAAAAGTATAAAAGAGAAAAGGAAATTATTAATAGTGGCAAGGGAATTTCATATGAAGAAGGCGATTTCAATAAGGAAGATGGCCTTATTGTAAATACAAGAATAAAGCCGTTTAAAATTGATTATCTTGATACGGCAGGCGTTCTTGGTGTACAGGTTGACATAACGCAGATAAGAAAAAAAGAAACAGAGCTTAAAAAACTAAACAGGGAATTAAAAACGCACCAGGATGAGCTCAAAGAAAATATAAAAGAAATAACTGCAACAAAAGAAGAGCTGGAGAGAACCCTGGAAAATTTAAAGGAAACCCAGTCACAGCTTGTACAATCAGAAAAAATGGGGGCGCTGGGTAACCTAATTGCAGGCATTGCACACGAAATAAATACGCCAATTGGTGCTATCAACGCATCTGTAAGTAACATTTCAAATTCGCTGGACAATTCGATGCAGAACCTATACAAGCTGTTTACAAAACTCACAAAAAAGGAACTTCTTATTTTCCTGCGAATTACGGCATTGATAGAAAAAAGCAAACCTGCACTCACATCCAAACTAAAAAGGCAATACAAAAAAGAAATTCAGAATAAACTGGATAAGGCAAATATTGAAAACCCGCACACTGTTACCGATATACTCATATATTTAAATCTCTATGAAGAGGTTGATAAAATTATTCCACTGCTCGATGTTGAAGATCCGGAATTTATTCTGAAATCGATAAAAGATATTTATTCTGTCCGGAAGAACGCAGAAAACATTAAACTGGCTGTTGACAAAGCATCGAAAGTAGTTTTTGCACTGAAACGGTTTGTTCATAAAGATTATTCAGATAAAAAGGAAAAGGCCGATTTAATTGAAAATATTGAAACGGTTCTTACATTGCAGCATAACCAACTAAAACAGGGAATTGAAGTAATTAAGAAATTTGATGACATTCCTTTAATAAACTGTTATCCTGATGAACTCGTGCAGGTTTGGATTAATTTTATCTCCAATGCTATACATGCGATGGAAAATCATGGAACTTTAACCATTTCCGTAAAAAACCTTAAAACACATGTGCAAGTTAGTATCAGAGATACGGGGAAAGGTATTCCTGAAGAAATAAGAGAAAAAATATTTGAACCGTTTTTTACCACAAAAAAATCGGGCGAAGGCACAGGAATTGGCCTTGACATAGTGCAAAGAATAGTTGAAAAACATAATGCTGAATTGAATCTGGAAAGTGAGGTTGGAAAAGGTGCTACTTTTATCGTAACACTTCCGGTTGATTAAATAAAAAAGAAAATGAACAAAGCAATAGTTTGTGTGGATGATGAGAATATTATTCTGGACAGTTTGGGGGAGCAGATCGAGAATATTTTTGGCGATGAATTTATTTATGAATATGCTGAAAATGCAGAAGACGGAATGGATTTACTGGAAGAACTTACCGAAGAAGGAATCAAGGTGATGGTTATCGTATCCGATTGGTTGATGCCAGGCAAAAAAGGAGACGAATTTCTAATTGAGGTGCATAAAAAATTTCCGTCGATTATTAAAGTAATGCTTACCGGACAAGCGGATAACAAAGCAATAGAAAATGCAAGACAAAATGCAGAGCTATATGCCTACATAACTAAACCCTGGACGCAGGAGCAATTGGAAAAAATTATTAGAAAAGGAATTTCTGAAATTAACGAAATATAAAAATATGGGGAAACAAGTTATTTTGTGTATTGATGATGAAGAAATTATTCTTGATGCACTTGAAGAGCAACTAAATAACTTTTTTGGTACCGAATACGATATAGAAACCTCAGACAGTGGTGAAGATGCGCTTGAATTTTTCAGGGAACTTCAGGAAGAAAACATACACGTGCCGGTAGTAATTTCGGATTATATTATGCCAGGAATGAAAGGCGATGAATTATTAAAGGAAATCCATAAGCTTTCTCCCAGTTCGCTGAAAATTTTGTTGACAGGGCAGGCAAGTATTGAGGGAATTGGCAACGCAATAAATAACGCCCAGCTTTACCGTTTTATAGCAAAACCATGGGATAAAGATGATCTGGTGTTAACAGTAAGAGAAGCCATTAAAAGCTTTTTCCAAGAGCTCCAAATCAGAAAACAAAATGAGGAATTAAAAAAACTAAATTCTTCACTGGAAGAAAAGGTAAAACTAAGAACACAGGAACTTAGCATCGCCAACGCTTCCAAGGACAAGTTCTTCTCAATTATTGCCCACGATTTGAAAACACCTTTTAATGCTTTATTGGGACTTACTGATGCACTGGTTCAAAACTGGGAAATTTTTGACGACGAAAACAAAATAGAATTTATAAGGGAATTAAATTCAACGTCAAAAAATACATATGCACTGATTCAAAATCTTCTTGAGTGGTCGCGTGCGCAAACCGGGAGAATTGTTGTCAATCAAACAGAATTTAGTCCCCATAAAGTAATTTTTGAAAATATCAGCTTGCTGGCAAAACATTCGGACAGCAAACAAATAGAAGTGATTAATAATGTTCCGGCAGAAATTGTTTGCCATGGAGATAGAAATATGATTTCTACCGTTTTTAGAAATTTAGTATCCAATGCAATAAAATTTACCAACCAAAAAGGCAGAATTGAAATAAACGCCTCTGAAAATGGAAAATTCTGGCAATTCAGCATCTCTGACTCTGGAATTGGAATAGACGCAGAAACTCTTTCAAAACTTTTTGACATTAAAGAAAAAACCCAACGTTTTGGTACTGCCAACGAAGAGGGAACCGGACTCGGGCTCTTTCTTTGCAAAGAATTTATCACAAAAAACGGGGGTGAGATTTTTGTGGAAAGTGCCCCCGGGACAGGGAGCAATTTTTTTATTACTCTTCCTAGAACAAACTAAACGGGCTTGGTAATTTCCAGCAAAAACGGTTGTATAAATTCATCCATAAAAGGCAATAATTCTTTTCTTACCCGCTGATGATACTCGTTTATCCAATCAATTTCTTCGGGCGTTAGTAAACTGATATCTACTAAACCGGTATCAATCGGGCAAAGCGTAAGTGTGTCGAATCCCAAAAATTTACCAAATTCAGTTTCTTCCTTTTCAACGCAAACAATCATATTCTCGGTTCGTATACCATATTGTCCTTCCCGGTACATTGCCGGCTCGTTCGAAAGCACCATTCCGGCATCGATTGTATTTACATTAAACTCTTGTCTGATTGCCATCGGTCCTTCATGAACATTTAAAAAATGCCCTACTCCATGCCCTGTACCGTGCCCGTAATTAATACCGCTTTCCCAAAGCGCTTTTCGGGCCAGAATATCAAGATGGCATCCTTTTGTTCCAACAGGAAAAACAGCCAGGGTCAGGCCAATCATTCCCTTTAATACCAGGGTAAAATCCTTCTTTTGGCGTTCTGTTATTTCACCCAGTGCAACAGTTCTGGTAATATCAGTCGTTCCCTGCAGATACTGGCCTCCTGAATCGAAGAGCAAAACCCCATCCTGTTCAAGCGGCAGTGCATCATCCGGACCTACGTTTAAATGTACAATTGCGCCATGACTTTTATATCCAACAATTGGAGGAAAACTTTCTCCTTTAAAATCCTCCTGTTTTGCCCTGAACTCGGCTAGTTTTCTACCAACAGAATATTCTGTAATCTTCTCTTTTCCGATATTCTGCTTTAGCCAAAAAAGAAATTCGACCAAAGCAACACCATCTTTTATCATTGCCTGGCGAAATCCTTTGAGCTCAACTTTATTCTTCCGGGCTTTTAAAAGTGCAGTAATCGAAGTTCCTTCCGACAACACATTTCCACCTTTTTCAAGTGTTTCATAAATTGAATAATTTGCAGTTGACGGATCAATAAACACACTCTTTTTTCGAAATTCTGAAAGCCAGGGAAAAAAGTCGTCATAATTATTTACTGTAATCCTTTCTTTTTCCAATTGTTGCTGAAGCTCAACAGACATTTTATTTTTATCAACAAAAAGAATCATATCTGTTTTGCCCACGGCTGCATACCCCGTAAATACCGGATTATAATTTACATCAGAGCCACGCAGATTAAACAACCACGCCAGTTCATCGAGCATGGACACAATATGGTAATCTGCATTGTATTTTTTTAGCTCAGCAACGATTGTATCCTTTTTCTCTTTCCTCGACAAACCTGCATATTTAATTTCGAGTTCAAAAATACCATCAGCCGGAATTTCAGGCCTTTCCTCCCAAATTTTATCCAAAAGGTCGGTTGTTTTTACCAGATTTATGCCCTTTTCAACCAATACATTTTCAAAATCGCGGAAACCGTTTATCGTAACCGACTGGGCATCAATCCCCACTTTACTTCCTTCCGGCAATTTTTTAGCAAGCCAGCTTTCAGGCGAAACAGCGTTCGGAACCCGTAGCTTAAACATCTTTATTCCCGAGCCTTTTAATTGTTCTTCTGCCTGCAAAAAATAGCGTGTATCTGTCCACAAACCTGCTTCTTCCTGCGTAACTACAACTACTCCGAAAGAACCGGTAAACCCGGTAATAAACTCACGGGTTTTCCACCTGTTTGGTAAATATTCGCTGGAATGTGGGTCGGTTCCCGAAATATAATATGCATCCAGATTTTGTTTTAACATTTCCAGGCGCAGCGCCTTAACTCTCATTCTAATTTCGTTCATTTTGAAAATATTGTTGTACAAAATGTTTTATTGAAGGGGCGGGAATATCGTTGTAATCTATTTCCTGCTCACTATAAAATTTATAATCAAGGATATCATCCATTGCACGAAGACCTTGGGTTGTTTCGGGAATAACTTTAAATGCCAGATCGATGGTAAAAACACTAAAGTCTGAAAAAATATACTCGTTGGGTGCAGAACCAAGATAATGAAATGACTGAACCTTTAATCCCAGTTCTTCATATAACTCTCTTTTTAATGCATTTTCAACAGTTTCCCCCGGGTCGACAAAACCTCCCGGCAAATCAAGCTTTCCATAACCAGGGTCAATGCCTCGTTTGGTTAACATTAGCTTTCCTTCATCGTTCACAACCAATGCAGCAACTGCTGCAGAAGAATTTGCAAAATAATGAAAACCGCAAGTTTTACACTTTAACGACCTTTCTCCGGCCACTTTAAAATCAGAAGAACCGCACTTTGGACAAAAACGCATTACCTTTAGAGGATGGGTATCTCGCATCAGTCGATTATTTTCTGAGCTTTTAGCCATGAATAAAACAATTCCGGCCACTGATTAACGGGTAAATCTTGTTTGTACATGCCAAAACCATGTCCCCCATCTTTAAAAATATGCAATTCCGCAGGTACACCATTTTCTTTCATCGCCAAATAAAACTCTATAGAATTTCTTGGAGGAACAGCACCATCGTCGTCAGCCAATATAAAAAATGTAGGAGGTGTCTCCGGTGTAACCTGCATTTCGTTTGAATATTCGGAAATCATTTTCCAATCGTGTCCTTCACCAATAAGATTCACCCTCGATCCCATATGTCCAAATGCTTCCCTAAGTGTTATCACAGGATACAACAACAACATAAAATCAGGCCGGCAGCTTATTTGTTCAATTGCATCATTGCTTTTTTTATTTCCATAATCAAAATGGGTACCTACAGTAGAAGCTAAATGACCTCCGGCGGAAGAACCTGCAATTCCAATCTTCTCGGGATTTATCCCCCACTCTGCTGCATTTTTTCTAACAATACGCACAGCACGTTTTGCATCAGTCGACGGAACTTCGTGATTCCCATATGGCAATCGGTATTTCAAAACGATTCCGGCCACACCTTTTGAAGCCAGCCATTTTGCCATATCGTATCCCTCATGATCCATTGCCTCTATGACATAACCACCGCCGGGACAAATAACTACAGCAGCACCTGTGTTATTTTCTTTTTCAGGGAGATAGACATACATTTCTGCTTCAGAAACATTTCTCACCCGAACACCGTCATATTTTTCCTCCGGCTCTTTCATTCCATTATCATTTGGGGCACCGTTGGGCCATACTTTAAGGGTTTTATCCTGTGCAAACGAGTTTACATTTATTATCACCAGCAAAATGAGCGTTATTTTTTTAATCATAATTATTTCGATTTTGATCCTACAAAGTAATGTTCTTTTTCTGAGAATAAAATATTAAAAGTGGTTAACGAGCCATAAATCCGGGTAATATATTGTTGAATATTAACTTTTTCCTCATCGGTTAAAACACTGTGGCTGTTTATGTTTTGTTCTAAAACCCGCAAACGATCACGCAACATTACAATTTTGTGAAAAAAGGCTTCAGCCGGGATTTCTTTTGGTTTTAATTCTTTATTTGCCGGTTGCAAAAGCATGGTTCCGCCTTTCCATTTTTCACCCAATGGAACCACTTCGTTCAACGCGCCATATTGATCTAAAACATAACTCATTACCTTTTCAATTTCAGCAATTGTGAGCCCGGTTTTAGCAGAAACCTCTTCATTTTTCTGAATAACCTTTAAATCAGTATTCCGCTTTGTAATTTCAATTTTGCCACCGCGTTCAAAAAAAATTTCGTATGCTGTTAAGTTATTTTTACTTACTATTCCTTCCCCGTAACGCGGATGATCTACCCGGGTTCCCACTGTTAATTCTTCCATAATGTTTTTGTTTGATAATTTAAATGTAAAAATATTTATTTCAACTGATAAATTACTATTCAAATATCTGATTCGTTCACAAAAATTTTACTTTTATAACATGATTTTTGAATTTATTGTTAAAGGAATAATAATAGGATTTCTTTCGTCTCTTCCTGTAGGCCCGATAAGCATTTTAATCATTCAAAGAACAATTGGAAACAGTAGAAACTCCGGTTTTTATTCGGGAATCGGAGCTGCCACTTCCGATACTGTTTATGCCACAGTAGCTGGTTTTAGCCTCTCAATCATAATTGATTTTATCCGTGTAAACGAGATCTATTTAAAAATAGGGGGTTCAATGGTTTTAATTCTTCTGGGAATAGTTATTTTCTTTAACCATCC
This genomic interval carries:
- a CDS encoding PAS domain-containing sensor histidine kinase, with the protein product MENSEKYKRLIESLENEYFFYSHNLEGKYLYISPSVEKVLGYSVEEAYGGIVKHMTNSERNKKTIETLKKSAGGEKQKTFEFELFTKDKQVKIIEITESPLYNKNGEIESIEGVAHDVTERSKQEETIKKQNINLQKQEEELRQNLDELTKINEYNKSLKKEIEKREQLLLNIINEIPEKIFLKDRNGRFVIANTLVAKNYGLTPTELIGKTDFDFYPQKEAEKKYKREKEIINSGKGISYEEGDFNKEDGLIVNTRIKPFKIDYLDTAGVLGVQVDITQIRKKETELKKLNRELKTHQDELKENIKEITATKEELERTLENLKETQSQLVQSEKMGALGNLIAGIAHEINTPIGAINASVSNISNSLDNSMQNLYKLFTKLTKKELLIFLRITALIEKSKPALTSKLKRQYKKEIQNKLDKANIENPHTVTDILIYLNLYEEVDKIIPLLDVEDPEFILKSIKDIYSVRKNAENIKLAVDKASKVVFALKRFVHKDYSDKKEKADLIENIETVLTLQHNQLKQGIEVIKKFDDIPLINCYPDELVQVWINFISNAIHAMENHGTLTISVKNLKTHVQVSIRDTGKGIPEEIREKIFEPFFTTKKSGEGTGIGLDIVQRIVEKHNAELNLESEVGKGATFIVTLPVD
- a CDS encoding alpha/beta hydrolase — translated: MIKKITLILLVIINVNSFAQDKTLKVWPNGAPNDNGMKEPEEKYDGVRVRNVSEAEMYVYLPEKENNTGAAVVICPGGGYVIEAMDHEGYDMAKWLASKGVAGIVLKYRLPYGNHEVPSTDAKRAVRIVRKNAAEWGINPEKIGIAGSSAGGHLASTVGTHFDYGNKKSNDAIEQISCRPDFMLLLYPVITLREAFGHMGSRVNLIGEGHDWKMISEYSNEMQVTPETPPTFFILADDDGAVPPRNSIEFYLAMKENGVPAELHIFKDGGHGFGMYKQDLPVNQWPELFYSWLKAQKIID
- a CDS encoding hybrid sensor histidine kinase/response regulator → MGKQVILCIDDEEIILDALEEQLNNFFGTEYDIETSDSGEDALEFFRELQEENIHVPVVISDYIMPGMKGDELLKEIHKLSPSSLKILLTGQASIEGIGNAINNAQLYRFIAKPWDKDDLVLTVREAIKSFFQELQIRKQNEELKKLNSSLEEKVKLRTQELSIANASKDKFFSIIAHDLKTPFNALLGLTDALVQNWEIFDDENKIEFIRELNSTSKNTYALIQNLLEWSRAQTGRIVVNQTEFSPHKVIFENISLLAKHSDSKQIEVINNVPAEIVCHGDRNMISTVFRNLVSNAIKFTNQKGRIEINASENGKFWQFSISDSGIGIDAETLSKLFDIKEKTQRFGTANEEGTGLGLFLCKEFITKNGGEIFVESAPGTGSNFFITLPRTN
- a CDS encoding response regulator; protein product: MNKAIVCVDDENIILDSLGEQIENIFGDEFIYEYAENAEDGMDLLEELTEEGIKVMVIVSDWLMPGKKGDEFLIEVHKKFPSIIKVMLTGQADNKAIENARQNAELYAYITKPWTQEQLEKIIRKGISEINEI
- a CDS encoding NUDIX domain-containing protein, which produces MAKSSENNRLMRDTHPLKVMRFCPKCGSSDFKVAGERSLKCKTCGFHYFANSSAAVAALVVNDEGKLMLTKRGIDPGYGKLDLPGGFVDPGETVENALKRELYEELGLKVQSFHYLGSAPNEYIFSDFSVFTIDLAFKVIPETTQGLRAMDDILDYKFYSEQEIDYNDIPAPSIKHFVQQYFQNERN
- a CDS encoding aminopeptidase P family protein; this translates as MNEIRMRVKALRLEMLKQNLDAYYISGTDPHSSEYLPNRWKTREFITGFTGSFGVVVVTQEEAGLWTDTRYFLQAEEQLKGSGIKMFKLRVPNAVSPESWLAKKLPEGSKVGIDAQSVTINGFRDFENVLVEKGINLVKTTDLLDKIWEERPEIPADGIFELEIKYAGLSRKEKKDTIVAELKKYNADYHIVSMLDELAWLFNLRGSDVNYNPVFTGYAAVGKTDMILFVDKNKMSVELQQQLEKERITVNNYDDFFPWLSEFRKKSVFIDPSTANYSIYETLEKGGNVLSEGTSITALLKARKNKVELKGFRQAMIKDGVALVEFLFWLKQNIGKEKITEYSVGRKLAEFRAKQEDFKGESFPPIVGYKSHGAIVHLNVGPDDALPLEQDGVLLFDSGGQYLQGTTDITRTVALGEITERQKKDFTLVLKGMIGLTLAVFPVGTKGCHLDILARKALWESGINYGHGTGHGVGHFLNVHEGPMAIRQEFNVNTIDAGMVLSNEPAMYREGQYGIRTENMIVCVEKEETEFGKFLGFDTLTLCPIDTGLVDISLLTPEEIDWINEYHQRVRKELLPFMDEFIQPFLLEITKPV